A single window of Eucalyptus grandis isolate ANBG69807.140 chromosome 1, ASM1654582v1, whole genome shotgun sequence DNA harbors:
- the LOC104444792 gene encoding tRNA-splicing endonuclease subunit Sen54, which produces MECEDWDGLSSDSELLEEDLKDEEEYNYTSNSSSKLQFRKVTSVARWNSGVGMAEVVERKGQLWMTTGIVHSGKLYCSIEETLFLMEIGALLLLSENDESISLETMYQQLAEEKDGCFWELYEVYRHLKSLGYIVGRHGIPWSLKSVKKNTGTVSSEGTSESLEVQSPQDCNSVIERFIKMDLNELKLVFDVYLPNGKFRKSSPGDPSYVLSLIRGQPPSKIEIEAFERQCGGIPLKFCLVEHGRVSFYSFSKVELPVLP; this is translated from the exons ATGGAGTGTGAAGATTGGGACGGCCTGTCAAGTGACTCTGAGTTATTGGAAGAAGACTTGAAGGATGAAGAGGAATATAACTACACATCCAACTCTTCGTCCAAGTTGCAATTCAG GAAAGTAACCTCAGTAGCTCGGTGGAATAGTGGGGTAGGAATGGCGGAGGTGGTGGAAAGGAAGGGTCAGTTATGGATGACAACTGGCATTGTCCATAGCGGGAAGCTGTACTGTTCAATTGAAGAGACTTT GTTCTTGATGGAAATAGGGGCTTTGCTTCTTTTGAGTGAGAATGATGAATCCATCTCCTTGGAAACTATGTATCAGCAACTAGCAGAGGAGAAGGATGGATGCTTTTGGGAACTTTATGAGGTCTATAGACACCTGAAGTCGCTTGGTTACATTGTTGGTCGGCATGGCATACCTTGGTCTTTGAAGAGTGTGAAGAAAAACACTGGCACAGTTTCTTCTGAAGGTACTTCAGAAAGCCTGGAAGTGCAATCACCTCAAGACTGCAATTCtgtaattgaaagatttataaagATGGACTTGAATGAACTGAAGCTGGTATTTGATGTTTATCTCCCAAATGGAAAGTTCAGAAAATCTTCACCTGGTGATCCAAGCTACGTGCTTAGCTTGATCAg GGGCCAACCACcatctaaaatagaaattgaggcTTTTGAAAGACAATGTGGAGGCATTCCACTGAAATTTTGCCTTGTGGAGCACGGGCGTGTCAGTTTCTATTCCTTTAGCAAAGTGGAGCTTCCTGTCCTGCCCTGA